One Bacillus sp. (in: firmicutes) genomic region harbors:
- a CDS encoding 50S ribosomal protein L25/general stress protein Ctc yields the protein MEVVLDAQIRTDFHQSTLHQLRSEGYVPAVIYGPNVENTHIYFEERDLVKTIQNVGRNGVFSIKADGTEYSVMLSDYQHDFLKNEIIHADFLVVNQDTNVTTDVRVDLVGEAAGVNDGGVLQQPIHELSVTGKPGQVPDSININVENLQVGETITVGDVNQQYGFTINHDDGETIASILPPRQEKEISTGEEQEIGIPTNLEGRETNELEAKEQDS from the coding sequence ATGGAAGTCGTTCTTGATGCGCAAATAAGAACCGATTTTCACCAATCAACGTTACATCAATTACGGTCAGAAGGTTATGTCCCAGCTGTAATTTATGGACCCAATGTTGAAAATACACACATTTATTTTGAAGAAAGGGATTTAGTTAAAACGATACAGAATGTAGGACGAAATGGAGTTTTTTCTATTAAGGCAGATGGTACCGAATATTCGGTGATGCTTTCCGACTATCAGCATGACTTTTTGAAAAACGAAATTATTCATGCCGATTTTCTCGTGGTGAATCAAGATACAAACGTAACAACGGACGTTCGGGTCGATTTAGTTGGAGAAGCCGCTGGGGTAAACGATGGCGGGGTATTACAGCAGCCAATTCACGAGCTTTCGGTAACGGGTAAGCCTGGACAGGTACCAGATTCGATCAATATTAACGTCGAGAACTTACAAGTAGGGGAGACCATCACCGTAGGGGATGTTAATCAACAATATGGGTTTACTATTAATCATGATGATGGGGAAACGATTGCTTCCATTCTCCCTCCTAGGCAAGAAAAAGAAATTAGTACAGGTGAAGAGCAAGAAATAGGAATTCCAACGAATTTAGAAGGTCGGGAAACGAATGAGTTAGAAGCGAAAGAACAAGATTCGTAA
- the mfd gene encoding transcription-repair coupling factor, with product MKGITTILLQQDEIESIVNGIEEGLSEQLVTGLSGSSRPALISSIYERTKRPILLITYNLLQAQKLYDDITQFVAEDEVYLYPANELIAAEISIASPELKAQRMETLNFLSRIERGVVIVPAAGLRKLLPPKELWLSYQKEFRVGEDIDLEQMLQAFIYMGYQRVNMVTAPGEFSVRGGIIDIYPLTVSDPLRIELFDTEIESIRTFSIEDQRSLQSLDEVIVGPATELLLEPPHYDRIVRLLEEKLAESLRKVKLAKTKELLSQHISYELEQLKQQQKPEQIFKYASLAYDKPYSLIDYLPQNSIIFLDEYSRILEIYETLEKEEAEWYTALLEEGSIVHGLTISHRLPTLVTETSLPKVYLSLFLRHIPNTNPQNIMNISCRPMQNFHGQMNVLKNELERWKKGKYTVLFLGPDVERIRKLQRVFEDYGLDVVENASAEQLLLGKPQMIQGSLHAGFELPMMKLAVVTEVELFNKKTKKAPRRQKLSNAERIKNYSELNIGDYVVHVNHGIGKYLGIETLEINGIHKDYLHIKYQGNDQLYVPVDQIDLVQKYVGSEGKEPKIYKLGGNEWKRVKKKVQSSVQDIADDLIKLYAERESTKGYAFSPDGDLQREFEATFPYQETEDQLRSIQEIKRDMESERPMDRLLCGDVGYGKTEVAIRAAFKAVMDGKQVAFLVPTTILAQQHYETMKERFQDFPVTVDLLSRFRTKKQQTETLKKLKSGAVDIIVGTHRLLSKDVQFHDLGLLIIDEEQRFGVTHKEKIKQLKTNIDVLTLTATPIPRTLHMSLLGVRDLSVIETPPENRFPVQTYVMEYNGALVKEAIERELAREGQVYFLYNRVEDIERKAEEISMLVPDARVTFAHGQMSETELESVILSFLSGEYDVLVTTTIIETGVDIPNVNTLIVYDADRMGLSQLYQLRGRVGRSNRVAYAYFTYRKDKVLSEVAEKRLQAIKEFTELGSGFKIAMRDLSIRGAGNILGAQQHGFIDSVGFDLYSQMLKEAIEERKGTAQAEEPFKTEIDVTIDAYIPDAYIPDGHQKIEMYKRFRGIDTIEELHELQGELIDRFGDYPKEVHYLCKVAEIKVYAYEAKVESVKQQKDIVTLLLSEDGTQQIDGAKVFTAINQYGKRFGIGMDGNKLKLTLSTKGMQTAEWLDILIECVKTIAQSKKVTENVH from the coding sequence TTGAAAGGAATCACGACCATCCTCTTGCAACAAGATGAAATTGAATCGATAGTAAATGGAATTGAGGAAGGGCTTAGCGAACAACTGGTTACTGGATTATCAGGATCTAGCCGGCCAGCGCTCATTTCCTCTATTTATGAACGGACAAAAAGACCGATTTTACTCATTACTTACAATTTACTACAAGCTCAAAAGTTGTACGATGACATTACCCAATTCGTTGCCGAAGATGAAGTGTATTTATATCCAGCAAATGAATTAATTGCCGCAGAGATAAGTATCGCCAGCCCTGAATTAAAAGCGCAACGAATGGAAACGTTAAACTTTTTAAGCCGGATCGAGCGTGGTGTCGTTATTGTACCTGCAGCTGGTTTGCGGAAACTATTACCCCCAAAGGAATTATGGTTGTCGTATCAAAAAGAGTTCCGTGTTGGCGAAGACATTGATTTAGAGCAAATGTTACAAGCGTTTATATATATGGGGTATCAACGCGTCAATATGGTCACAGCACCGGGGGAATTTAGCGTTCGTGGAGGCATTATCGATATTTATCCGTTAACGGTGTCTGATCCATTACGCATTGAATTATTTGATACCGAAATCGAGTCCATCCGAACGTTTTCTATAGAAGATCAACGGTCCTTGCAATCATTGGATGAAGTCATCGTTGGTCCAGCTACTGAATTATTGCTAGAACCTCCCCATTATGATCGCATCGTACGGCTGTTGGAGGAAAAATTAGCTGAGAGCTTACGAAAAGTAAAACTAGCGAAAACGAAAGAGCTATTATCACAACACATTTCGTATGAACTGGAACAATTAAAACAGCAACAGAAGCCGGAACAAATTTTTAAATATGCTTCTCTTGCTTATGATAAACCTTATAGTTTGATAGATTATTTACCGCAAAATAGCATTATATTTTTAGACGAATATAGTCGTATATTGGAAATATATGAAACACTAGAAAAAGAAGAAGCGGAATGGTACACAGCCTTGTTAGAAGAAGGTTCAATTGTTCACGGATTGACGATATCCCATCGTCTACCAACACTTGTTACGGAAACTTCGTTACCAAAAGTTTATTTATCATTATTTTTACGACATATTCCGAATACGAATCCGCAAAATATCATGAATATTTCCTGTCGCCCGATGCAAAACTTTCACGGGCAAATGAACGTGTTAAAAAACGAATTAGAGCGATGGAAAAAAGGAAAATATACGGTACTATTTCTCGGTCCAGATGTAGAACGAATAAGAAAACTTCAACGCGTATTTGAAGATTACGGACTAGATGTAGTAGAAAACGCGTCGGCAGAACAATTGCTGCTAGGGAAACCACAAATGATTCAAGGGAGTTTGCATGCGGGCTTTGAACTGCCAATGATGAAGCTTGCAGTTGTGACCGAAGTAGAGCTTTTTAATAAAAAAACGAAAAAAGCTCCGCGTCGACAAAAGCTGTCGAATGCAGAACGAATAAAAAATTATTCGGAACTGAATATTGGCGATTATGTGGTGCACGTTAATCATGGTATTGGAAAGTATTTAGGAATTGAAACTTTAGAAATTAACGGCATTCATAAAGATTATCTTCACATCAAATATCAAGGTAACGATCAATTATACGTGCCGGTAGACCAAATCGACTTAGTGCAAAAATATGTGGGCTCAGAAGGAAAAGAGCCGAAAATTTATAAGCTCGGCGGTAATGAATGGAAACGAGTAAAGAAGAAAGTTCAATCGTCTGTCCAAGACATTGCCGATGATTTAATTAAATTGTACGCCGAACGAGAGTCTACTAAAGGGTACGCGTTCTCTCCAGACGGCGATTTACAACGAGAATTTGAAGCTACTTTTCCATATCAAGAAACGGAAGATCAATTACGTTCCATTCAAGAAATTAAGAGAGATATGGAAAGCGAACGACCAATGGACCGTTTATTATGCGGTGATGTCGGGTATGGAAAAACAGAAGTAGCAATTCGTGCCGCGTTTAAAGCCGTGATGGATGGAAAACAAGTCGCTTTTCTTGTTCCAACAACGATTTTAGCACAACAACATTATGAAACGATGAAAGAGCGTTTCCAAGACTTTCCTGTTACCGTTGATTTATTGAGTCGCTTCCGGACGAAAAAGCAACAAACAGAAACATTGAAAAAATTAAAAAGCGGTGCCGTCGATATTATTGTGGGCACACACCGTTTGTTGTCGAAAGACGTGCAATTTCACGACTTAGGTTTACTCATTATTGACGAAGAACAGCGCTTTGGTGTAACACATAAAGAAAAAATTAAACAGTTAAAAACGAATATCGATGTGCTAACTTTAACCGCTACCCCAATTCCTCGGACATTACATATGTCTTTGCTTGGTGTGCGCGATTTATCTGTCATAGAAACGCCACCGGAAAACCGCTTCCCGGTCCAAACGTACGTCATGGAATATAATGGGGCATTAGTCAAAGAGGCCATTGAGCGCGAATTAGCAAGAGAAGGACAAGTATACTTTTTATACAATCGTGTCGAGGATATTGAGCGAAAAGCGGAAGAAATTTCTATGCTAGTTCCAGATGCTCGAGTGACGTTTGCGCATGGTCAAATGTCTGAAACGGAATTAGAATCTGTCATCTTAAGCTTTTTAAGTGGCGAATACGATGTATTAGTTACGACGACTATTATCGAAACAGGCGTGGATATTCCGAACGTAAATACGCTTATTGTTTATGATGCTGATCGGATGGGATTATCGCAATTGTATCAGCTTAGAGGACGTGTAGGTCGTTCGAACCGGGTAGCTTATGCGTATTTTACGTACCGCAAAGATAAAGTGTTGTCCGAAGTTGCTGAAAAACGACTTCAAGCAATTAAAGAATTTACAGAGCTTGGTTCAGGTTTTAAAATTGCCATGCGCGATTTGTCCATTCGTGGGGCAGGAAACATTTTAGGAGCTCAACAACACGGATTTATTGATTCCGTTGGTTTTGATTTATATTCTCAAATGTTAAAAGAAGCGATTGAAGAGAGGAAAGGGACGGCTCAAGCGGAAGAACCGTTTAAAACGGAAATTGATGTCACGATCGATGCCTATATCCCAGATGCTTACATTCCGGATGGTCATCAAAAAATTGAGATGTATAAACGCTTTAGAGGAATTGACACCATAGAGGAATTGCACGAACTTCAGGGTGAATTAATCGATCGCTTCGGTGATTATCCAAAAGAGGTTCATTATTTATGTAAAGTCGCCGAAATAAAAGTGTATGCATACGAGGCAAAAGTCGAATCGGTGAAACAACAAAAAGACATCGTTACTTTACTTCTATCGGAAGATGGAACCCAACAAATTGACGGAGCCAAAGTGTTTACTGCCATCAATCAATATGGAAAGCGTTTTGGTATCGGGATGGATGGAAATAAATTAAAACTAACATTATCCACAAAAGGAATGCAAACAGCGGAGTGGCTCGATATATTAATTGAATGTGTCAAAACGATCGCCCAATCGAAAAAAGTAACCGAAAATGTTCACTAA
- the glmU gene encoding bifunctional UDP-N-acetylglucosamine diphosphorylase/glucosamine-1-phosphate N-acetyltransferase GlmU, protein MSTNRYAIILAAGQGTRMKSKLYKVLHPVCGKPMVEHVVDQVSKLDINKIVTIVGHGADQVKAQLDGKSEFALQEEQLGTAHAVMQAAPQLASLQGTTLVICGDTPLITAETMEALLSHHEQQGAKATILSSYAEDPTGYGRIIRNEDGHVERIVEHKDATDEERKVKEINTGTYCFDNQALFEALQHVSNDNAQGEYYLPDVIEILKAKGEIVSAYQIADMEETLGVNDRVALAQAEKIMRRRINEYHMRNGVSIIDPENTYIGVEVQIGQDTIIYPGSVITGQTVIGNDCKIGPHTEIHDCEINDRTVIRQSVAHQSSIGSDVTIGPFAHIRPQSAIGNEVRIGNFVEIKKSTFGKGSKASHLSYIGDAEVGEQVNIGCGSITVNYDGKNKYLTKIEDNVFVGCNSNLVAPVTIGKGAYIAAGSTITEDVPGMALSIARARQVNKENYVHKLNSKK, encoded by the coding sequence ATGTCAACGAATCGATATGCCATTATTTTAGCTGCTGGGCAAGGAACAAGAATGAAATCAAAACTTTACAAAGTTCTTCATCCGGTATGTGGAAAGCCTATGGTCGAACATGTTGTAGATCAAGTGTCAAAGCTTGATATAAATAAGATTGTGACGATTGTTGGTCACGGAGCTGATCAAGTAAAAGCACAATTAGACGGAAAAAGTGAGTTTGCCCTTCAAGAAGAACAGCTTGGAACTGCTCATGCTGTGATGCAAGCCGCTCCTCAACTAGCCTCTTTACAAGGAACGACCCTTGTTATTTGTGGAGATACACCGCTAATAACGGCTGAGACTATGGAAGCGCTTTTATCCCATCATGAACAGCAAGGGGCTAAAGCAACCATCCTTTCAAGCTATGCGGAAGATCCTACAGGCTATGGTCGCATTATTCGAAACGAAGACGGACATGTTGAGCGAATTGTAGAACATAAGGATGCGACAGATGAGGAACGGAAAGTAAAAGAAATCAATACAGGTACGTATTGTTTTGATAACCAAGCTCTTTTTGAAGCCCTTCAGCACGTATCTAATGATAATGCCCAAGGTGAGTATTATTTACCAGATGTCATTGAAATTTTAAAAGCAAAAGGGGAAATTGTGTCCGCTTATCAAATAGCTGACATGGAAGAGACTTTAGGTGTCAACGATCGTGTTGCTTTAGCACAAGCGGAGAAAATTATGCGTCGACGCATCAATGAGTATCACATGCGTAACGGTGTGTCGATTATTGACCCAGAAAATACGTACATTGGGGTCGAGGTGCAAATTGGGCAAGATACGATTATTTACCCAGGTAGTGTTATTACCGGGCAAACAGTGATTGGAAATGACTGTAAGATTGGGCCTCATACAGAAATTCATGATTGTGAAATTAACGACCGTACCGTCATTCGTCAATCTGTTGCCCATCAAAGCTCCATCGGTAGTGATGTGACCATTGGTCCATTCGCTCATATTCGTCCTCAATCTGCTATTGGTAATGAAGTTCGAATTGGTAATTTCGTAGAAATTAAAAAATCGACATTTGGCAAGGGAAGTAAGGCCTCTCATTTAAGTTATATTGGCGATGCAGAAGTGGGCGAACAAGTGAACATTGGATGTGGTTCTATCACAGTAAATTATGATGGAAAAAATAAATATTTAACAAAAATTGAAGACAATGTCTTTGTAGGATGTAATTCGAACTTAGTTGCTCCTGTTACCATTGGAAAAGGTGCCTATATTGCCGCTGGTTCAACAATTACAGAAGATGTACCAGGTATGGCGTTGTCGATTGCACGTGCTCGCCAAGTAAATAAGGAAAACTATGTACACAAACTAAACTCGAAAAAATAA
- a CDS encoding polysaccharide biosynthesis protein translates to MGRSQRTFLQGVFLLTIAAFVTKVLSAVYRVPFQNIVGDIGFYIYQQVYPIYGIVLTLSMYGFPVIISKILTEQPKEDFKKRKEILTSAFFSMSLFGVVLFSVTYFGGPLIASIMGDPNLFLLLQVAAVSFLFFPIISVIRGYYQSVGFMVPTAISQVTEQFIRVALILILSFLFVQKGYSLYLVGGGAILGSVLGSVACIFVLIGFLMARKEKTRWIFSSLKLNCDVGIQVLIQGIAICVSSMTLILFQLVDAMSLYKMLVESGWSEWDGKVLKGIYDRGQPLVQVGTVVATSMSLALVPILTKEKLRGSTQRVQSVGTLALKVSIVFGLGASVGLACLIQPINEMLFTDRQGSDVLAVFCLSVLFYSIVLTLSAVLQGLGYMYFPMFAVCVGVIGKFLANIALIPSLYTMGASLSTVGSLVIISMFLIWKVHKELQGFHLTKTFFGHLFISIGSMVLVLFVLQLIVGSFDSFTTSRLSSTFLSISGSILGGMTFLAVFIHIGGFDLDELKQIPFGDKLKVFRKVRNKNNKLGA, encoded by the coding sequence GTGGGTCGTTCACAACGTACTTTTTTACAAGGTGTTTTTTTATTAACGATAGCGGCGTTTGTTACCAAAGTGTTAAGTGCCGTTTATCGTGTTCCTTTTCAAAATATCGTTGGTGATATCGGTTTTTATATTTATCAACAAGTGTACCCAATATATGGGATTGTTTTAACTCTTTCGATGTACGGTTTTCCTGTTATTATTTCAAAAATCTTAACGGAACAACCGAAAGAGGATTTCAAAAAAAGGAAAGAAATTTTAACATCTGCTTTTTTTTCTATGTCTTTGTTCGGAGTTGTTCTCTTTAGTGTAACTTATTTTGGGGGACCACTGATTGCCTCCATAATGGGTGATCCAAATTTATTCTTATTACTTCAAGTCGCCGCTGTTTCATTTTTATTTTTTCCGATTATTTCAGTTATTCGGGGATATTATCAAAGTGTCGGTTTTATGGTTCCTACCGCTATATCACAAGTGACGGAACAATTTATTCGAGTGGCGCTCATTCTTATTTTATCTTTTCTTTTTGTTCAAAAAGGGTATTCCCTTTACCTAGTAGGCGGTGGAGCTATATTAGGCTCCGTTCTTGGAAGTGTCGCCTGTATTTTTGTCCTCATTGGGTTTCTTATGGCACGAAAAGAAAAAACACGGTGGATTTTTTCTTCTTTAAAACTCAACTGTGACGTCGGAATACAAGTACTTATTCAAGGAATCGCCATTTGCGTCAGCAGTATGACACTCATCTTATTCCAACTGGTGGATGCGATGAGTCTATATAAGATGCTGGTTGAATCCGGATGGAGCGAATGGGACGGAAAAGTGCTAAAAGGTATTTACGATCGTGGGCAACCGCTCGTCCAAGTAGGAACAGTTGTCGCTACTTCTATGTCTTTAGCTTTAGTACCAATTCTTACGAAAGAAAAACTACGAGGCTCTACTCAACGAGTACAATCCGTAGGTACGTTAGCACTTAAAGTGAGTATCGTGTTCGGATTAGGGGCATCTGTCGGTTTAGCATGCTTAATCCAGCCAATCAATGAGATGTTATTTACCGATCGTCAAGGATCTGACGTGCTGGCAGTTTTTTGTTTATCCGTCTTATTTTACTCGATTGTACTGACTTTATCAGCGGTACTACAAGGACTGGGATATATGTATTTCCCTATGTTCGCCGTATGTGTCGGAGTCATAGGAAAATTTTTAGCGAACATCGCCCTTATTCCTTCGCTTTATACGATGGGGGCTTCTTTAAGTACAGTTGGATCGTTGGTCATTATATCAATGTTCTTAATTTGGAAAGTGCACAAGGAGTTACAAGGCTTTCACTTGACGAAAACATTTTTTGGTCATCTTTTCATTAGTATCGGGAGTATGGTATTGGTATTATTTGTATTACAATTAATAGTAGGTTCCTTCGATAGTTTTACGACTTCAAGGCTTTCATCTACTTTTTTATCCATTAGTGGCTCCATTCTTGGGGGAATGACCTTTCTAGCGGTCTTTATTCACATAGGAGGATTTGATCTAGATGAATTGAAACAAATACCATTTGGAGATAAGCTTAAAGTTTTTAGAAAAGTGAGAAACAAAAATAATAAGTTGGGGGCATAA
- a CDS encoding ribose-phosphate diphosphokinase produces the protein MTNQYLDPNLKVFALNSNRALAEEIAKVIGVELGKCSVSRFSDGEIQINIEESIRGCDVFVIQSTSSPVNENIMELLIMIDALKRASAKTINIVMPYYGYARQDRKARAREPITAKLVANLLETAGASRVITLDLHAPQIQGFFDIPIDHLMGVPILADYFNSKKLDQDELVVVSPDHGGVTRARKLAERLKAPIAIIDKRRPRPNVAEVMNIVGNIEGKTAILIDDIIDTAGTITLAANALVENGAKEVYACCTHPVLSGPAIERIENSKIKELVVTNTITLPEEKQIKKIHQLSVAPLIGEAIIRVHEDQSVSMLFD, from the coding sequence ATGACGAATCAATATTTAGATCCAAACTTGAAGGTATTTGCCCTAAATTCGAATCGAGCGTTAGCGGAGGAAATTGCGAAGGTAATTGGAGTCGAGCTTGGGAAATGTAGCGTGTCCCGGTTCAGTGATGGAGAGATTCAAATTAATATCGAAGAAAGTATTCGCGGCTGTGATGTATTCGTCATTCAATCGACTAGCTCCCCAGTCAACGAAAATATTATGGAATTACTGATTATGATTGATGCGTTGAAACGAGCTTCTGCAAAAACAATCAATATCGTCATGCCGTATTACGGCTATGCGCGCCAAGACCGTAAAGCAAGAGCACGTGAACCGATTACCGCTAAATTAGTTGCCAACTTGCTAGAAACGGCAGGAGCTTCCCGTGTGATCACACTTGATTTACATGCTCCACAAATTCAAGGTTTCTTTGATATTCCAATTGACCACCTAATGGGGGTACCGATTTTAGCTGACTACTTTAACAGTAAAAAGCTTGACCAAGATGAATTAGTCGTTGTTTCCCCTGACCATGGTGGCGTAACAAGAGCACGGAAGCTTGCTGAACGCTTAAAAGCACCAATTGCGATTATCGATAAGCGTCGACCAAGACCAAATGTGGCGGAAGTGATGAACATCGTTGGAAACATTGAAGGTAAAACAGCGATCTTAATCGATGATATTATTGATACCGCAGGAACGATTACCCTTGCGGCAAATGCATTAGTAGAAAACGGTGCGAAAGAAGTATATGCATGCTGTACACATCCGGTTTTATCAGGTCCAGCGATCGAGCGTATTGAAAACTCTAAAATTAAAGAATTAGTAGTAACTAACACCATTACCCTTCCAGAAGAAAAGCAAATTAAAAAAATTCACCAGCTATCTGTAGCTCCACTTATTGGTGAAGCGATTATTCGTGTGCATGAAGATCAATCCGTAAGTATGCTATTCGATTAA
- the spoVT gene encoding stage V sporulation protein T: protein MKATGIVRRIDDLGRVVIPKEIRRTLRIREGDPLEIFVDRDGEVILKKYSPISELGDFAKEYAEALFDSLGSPVLICDRDAVIAVAGVSKKEFLNKSVGETIEKVMEERNSILVTQQGSVSLIEGFEETLASYTIAPIIANGDPIGAVVIYSKDQTLKEVEQKAVETAAGFLARQMEQ, encoded by the coding sequence ATGAAAGCAACTGGTATTGTTCGTCGTATTGATGATTTGGGTCGTGTTGTCATTCCAAAGGAAATTCGTAGAACACTTCGTATTCGGGAAGGAGATCCGTTGGAAATATTCGTTGATCGTGATGGTGAGGTCATTTTAAAGAAATATTCACCAATTAGTGAATTAGGGGATTTTGCTAAGGAGTATGCAGAAGCCTTATTTGATAGCTTAGGAAGTCCTGTTCTTATCTGTGATCGAGATGCCGTTATTGCTGTAGCTGGCGTTTCTAAGAAAGAATTTTTAAATAAAAGCGTAGGCGAAACAATTGAAAAAGTGATGGAAGAACGTAATTCTATTCTGGTGACTCAACAAGGATCAGTATCATTAATAGAAGGATTTGAAGAGACGTTAGCTTCCTATACAATTGCTCCGATTATTGCTAACGGAGACCCAATCGGTGCCGTTGTTATTTATTCGAAAGACCAAACCTTAAAAGAAGTGGAACAAAAAGCGGTAGAAACAGCAGCAGGCTTTTTAGCAAGACAGATGGAACAGTAA
- a CDS encoding aminoacyl-tRNA hydrolase, with translation MKLIVGLGNPGTKYERTRHNIGFEVIDELAKRFASPLTESKFKGLYTIIRYSSEKVILLKPMTYMNLSGESIRAVVDYYDIDPEHILVIYDDLDLPVGKIRLRQKGSAGGHNGIKSTIAHLGTQNFNRIRIGIDRPTNGMSVPDYVLGKFTKEEWETMGDVIQRCADACEEWMEKPFLQVMNRYNG, from the coding sequence ATGAAGTTAATCGTAGGACTAGGAAATCCAGGAACAAAATATGAACGAACAAGACATAACATAGGATTTGAAGTTATTGATGAACTAGCAAAACGTTTTGCTTCCCCTTTAACGGAATCGAAATTTAAAGGGCTATATACAATCATCCGTTATTCAAGTGAAAAAGTGATTTTGTTAAAACCGATGACATATATGAATTTGTCGGGTGAAAGTATCCGGGCTGTTGTCGATTATTATGATATTGACCCGGAACATATTTTAGTCATTTATGATGATTTAGATTTGCCGGTTGGAAAAATTCGTTTGCGGCAAAAAGGAAGCGCCGGTGGACACAATGGCATTAAGTCCACCATTGCCCACCTCGGTACGCAAAACTTTAACCGAATTCGGATCGGGATTGATCGCCCAACTAATGGGATGAGTGTTCCGGATTATGTATTAGGAAAGTTTACAAAAGAAGAGTGGGAAACGATGGGGGATGTGATTCAACGTTGTGCAGATGCGTGTGAAGAATGGATGGAAAAACCGTTTCTTCAAGTGATGAATCGTTATAACGGGTAA
- a CDS encoding anti-sigma-F factor Fin family protein, producing the protein MAIHYFCRHCGIKVGTIDRMPVNAEQIGIHKLNEKERLDMVSYEPNGNIHIKTICEDCQEALERNPDYYQFDFFIQ; encoded by the coding sequence ATGGCTATACATTACTTTTGTCGTCATTGCGGAATCAAGGTCGGGACAATTGATCGAATGCCGGTCAATGCTGAACAAATAGGCATCCATAAATTGAACGAAAAAGAACGACTTGACATGGTCTCCTACGAACCAAACGGTAATATTCATATAAAAACAATTTGTGAAGATTGCCAAGAAGCGCTTGAACGAAACCCTGATTACTATCAGTTTGACTTTTTTATACAGTAA